From one Streptomyces sp. NBC_01478 genomic stretch:
- a CDS encoding sugar ABC transporter substrate-binding protein has product MPVSSRRLLATAVGLGLLATGCTLDPTDSAHSTGPVVLGFINGGTTSFHTCLQTAVTKTTSNNLAKVRTADSHGSKSAELRNVRDMIAHKVDAIILLSVDASALDADIAAAQKAKTPIALIAVTPSDDSKILGAVISDLPGIGKLDAQWVDDDAAGKPVEAGVVSGDGSTSSNLMVDGFTKNLAANVQVVGDERGMFDRATAKAAATKMIQAHPDLRYAFVANEDMAFGVRQAFDAAGAHSVKIVTVNGTDQGLAALKDGKFAATVSNSVQDLGALAVTHTLALLRGEDKDKIEHIDARLVTKANADTAPLYCDTDD; this is encoded by the coding sequence ATGCCCGTATCCAGCAGACGACTGCTCGCAACCGCCGTTGGGCTCGGCCTCCTGGCAACCGGATGCACTCTGGATCCCACCGACAGTGCCCATTCCACCGGCCCTGTCGTCTTAGGGTTCATCAACGGGGGCACCACTTCGTTCCATACCTGCCTGCAGACGGCGGTCACGAAGACCACATCGAACAACCTGGCAAAAGTGCGGACGGCCGATTCGCACGGGAGCAAGTCTGCGGAACTGCGCAACGTGCGGGACATGATCGCGCACAAGGTCGACGCCATCATCCTGCTCAGCGTGGACGCCAGCGCCCTGGACGCCGACATCGCTGCGGCGCAGAAGGCGAAGACACCCATCGCGCTGATCGCGGTGACGCCGTCGGACGACAGCAAGATCCTCGGCGCCGTCATCAGCGACCTGCCCGGGATAGGGAAGTTGGACGCCCAATGGGTCGATGACGACGCCGCCGGCAAACCGGTCGAGGCCGGTGTCGTCTCCGGCGACGGGAGTACGTCGTCCAACTTGATGGTCGACGGATTCACCAAGAACCTGGCAGCCAATGTGCAGGTGGTGGGGGACGAGCGGGGCATGTTCGACCGGGCGACGGCCAAGGCTGCCGCAACCAAGATGATCCAGGCTCACCCCGACCTCCGGTACGCGTTCGTGGCCAACGAGGACATGGCCTTCGGCGTGCGGCAAGCGTTCGATGCGGCGGGCGCCCACAGCGTGAAGATCGTGACCGTCAACGGCACCGACCAGGGACTCGCCGCGCTCAAGGACGGAAAGTTCGCGGCGACGGTCTCCAACTCGGTCCAGGACTTGGGAGCACTGGCGGTGACACACACGCTCGCTCTGCTGCGCGGCGAGGACAAGGACAAGATCGAACACATCGATGCCCGTCTGGTGACCAAGGCCAACGCGGACACCGCGCCCCTGTACTGCGATACGGATGACTGA